A part of Arachis hypogaea cultivar Tifrunner chromosome 12, arahy.Tifrunner.gnm2.J5K5, whole genome shotgun sequence genomic DNA contains:
- the LOC112728208 gene encoding cytochrome P450 83B1: MVSALVLILCLTLPLFIFFFFQKQTHNKKKDFPPGPRGLPIIGNLHQLDNSSLYLQLFELSKKYGPIFSLQLGLRKAIVISSPELAKEALKNHDREFAGRPNLIGQQKLTYNGLGITFSPYNEFWRETRKICVAHVLSSRRVTSFSSIRKFEVKQWIKKISSHASSKKVTNLNEMIISLTSTIICRIAFGRRYEDEGVERSRFHDLFNECQAMLGGFFVSDYIPFLGWIDRLNGMHARLNKIFKELDKFYQEVIDEHMDPNRDSSNGEDIIDVLLQLKNQRSFSFDLTINHIKALFMDILVAGTDTTAATTVWAMTALIKNPRVMKKVQEEIRNFGGQKDFLEEENIQKCIYFKAVMKETLRLHLPVPLVPKETNKTCIINGYEIPSKTIVYVNAWAIHRDPEAWKDPYEFYPERFLGSDIDFLGQHFELIPFGAGRRICPGMHMGLASLDLILANLLYSFDWELPEGMKIEDIDTQMLPGITQHKKNPLYLIAKINKEVEFN, from the exons ATGGTATCAGCACTTGTCTTAATTTTATGTCTAACTCTTCCtttgttcatcttcttcttcttccaaaaacAAACACATAACAAGAAAAAAGACTTTCCACCAGGTCCTAGAGGGCTTCCAATAATTGGAAATCTTCACCAATTAGATAATTCTTCCCTTTATCTTCAACTATTTGAACTCTCAAAGAAATATGGCCCTATATTCTCCCTTCAATTAGGTCTAAGGAAAGCAATTGTTATTTCATCCCCTGAGTTGGCCAAAGAAGCATTGAAAAACCATGACCGTGAATTTGCCGGAAGACCAAACTTAATTGGTCAGCAAAAATTAACCTACAATGGGTTAGGGATAACTTTTTCTCCATACAATGAATTTTGGAGAGAAACTAGAAAAATATGTGTAGCCCATGTTCTTAGCTCTAGGCGTGTAACAAGCTTTTCTTCAATAAGAAAATTTGAAGTCAAGCAATGGATCAAGAAAATATCAAGCCATGCATCATCAAAAAAGGTGACAAATTTGAATGAAATGATAATTTCTCTAACAAGCACTATTATTTGTAGGATTGCCTTTGGAAGAAGGTATGAAGATGAAGGAGTTGAAAGGAGTAGGTTCCATGATTTGTTCAATGAATGTCAAGCAATGTTGGGTGGCTTCTTTGTTTCGGATTATATTCCTTTCTTGGGTTGGATTGATCGACTCAATGGAATGCATGCCCgtcttaataaaattttcaaggaGTTGGATAAGTTTTATCAAGAAGTGATCGATGAACACATGGATCCTAATAGAGATTCTTCTAACGGAGAAGATATCATTGATGTCTTGCTTCAATTAAAGAACCAACGTTCATTCTCCTTTGACCTCACTATTAATCACATCAAAGCGCTGTTTATG gaTATACTTGTAGCAGGAACGGATACAACTGCAGCCACAACAGTTTGGGCTATGACCGCACTAATAAAAAATCCAAGAGTAATGAAGAAAGTTCAAGAAGAAATTAGAAACTTTGGAGGTCAAAAAGATTtcttagaagaagaaaatattcaAAAGTGTATCTATTTTAAAGCTGTGATGAAAGAAACTTTAAGATTGCATTTACCAGTACCACTTGTaccaaaagaaacaaacaaaacttgCATTATAAATGGGTACGAAATTCCAAGCAAGACTATAGTGTATGTGAATGCTTGGGCTATTCATAGAGATCCTGAAGCTTGGAAAGACCCATATGAATTTTATCCTGAGAGATTCTTAGGTAGTGATATAGATTTTCTTGGACAACATTTTGAGTTGATTCCATTTGGTGCTGGTCGAAGAATTTGTCCAGGTATGCATATGGGACTTGCTTCACTTGATCTTATTCTTGCTAATCTTCTTTACTCCTTTGATTGGGAACTTCCGGAAGGTATGAAAATAGAAGATATTGATACTCAAATGTTGCCGGGAATAACACAACACAAGAAGAATCCTCTTTACCTTATTGCCAAAATTAACAAAGAAGTGGAATTTAATTAG